In Penaeus monodon isolate SGIC_2016 chromosome 43, NSTDA_Pmon_1, whole genome shotgun sequence, one DNA window encodes the following:
- the LOC119568279 gene encoding uncharacterized protein LOC119568279, translating to MPVHTDREIKANRPDIIIKWKASKSCLPIDVSIPTDKNTSIKICEKLSKYKDLEIEIERMWGMKTTTVPVVIGALGIIKKGTEDLIKKVDGNITLQELQKTTLIGTARILRKVLTMK from the coding sequence ATGCCAGTACACACCGATCGAGAGATAAAAGCAAACAGGccagatataatcataaaatggaaAGCTTCCAAAAGCTGCCTACCCATCGATGTGTCCATCCCGACTGACAAGAACACTTCTATCAAAATTTGTGAGAagctatcaaagtataaagatctGGAAATCGAAATCGAACGAATGTGGGGTATGAAGACAACAACTGTGCCAGTAGTGATTGGAGCTCTCGGGATCataaagaaagggacagaagatCTCATCAAGAAAGTCGATGGTAACATCACACTGCAAGAGCTTCAGAAGACCACACTAATCGGCACCGCACGCATCCTTCGCAAAGTGCTAACTATGAAGTAA